In one window of Gossypium arboreum isolate Shixiya-1 chromosome 4, ASM2569848v2, whole genome shotgun sequence DNA:
- the LOC108460860 gene encoding light-harvesting complex-like protein OHP1, chloroplastic — protein MATSSLISSPSLLPTKPLTIHRQNQYHNTTTFRNRTSFKVLAAKLPAGVEVPKVEPKFKAPFLGFTRTAEIWNSRACMIGIIGIFIVELIINKGILQTIGVDVGKGLDIPL, from the exons ATGGCTACTTCTTCGCTCATTTCCTCCCCATCACTTCTTCCAACTAAGCCCTTAACAATTCATCGCCAAAATCAGTATCATAACACGACAACCTTCAGAAATCGAACATCCTTCAAGGTTCTAGCTGCCAAGCTTCCTGCTGGT GTTGAAGTGCCAAAAGTAGAACCAAAATTCAAAGCACCATTTCTTGGATTTACGAGGACAGCTGAAATATGGAATTCCCGGGCTTGTATGATTGGCATAATTGGTATTTTCATTGTAGAACTG ATTATAAACAAGGGAATACTTCAGACAATTGGGGTAGATGTCGGCAAAGGTCTTGACATTCCTCTGTAA
- the LOC108460859 gene encoding uncharacterized protein LOC108460859 isoform X3: MIHAAVKLSKLVISLSRTSSVAATSSQPLRFLHDGTNGPSSNPVAVQMINYALSHARSQKSDESYAQGMLILEQCLSTQSSESEGQFAQNSIGTVLLAMSNLLYERGRFEEAIEKLHGVQGLTRSSLGVRVAATETLVGLYLQLGQDDTSSVLADKCLEFLHKDDLRSNGGSKESLIVRAKAVKGLVELVTGNLESAESFFHGVQDTEARNGTAVLSYGEFLHATQQFSLAKELYQNIIEGVPKNEDFSDMNTLAICNMASDEVLLAATFALGQLESHMGNFGAAEEILTKALTKTEEYFGSSHPKVGVVLTCIALMYRNKARQERSSSLLIQEGLYRRAIEFLKAPPLESKETKLDRGDILALARVGYAEVLCVQQNRKTEGEKMKTWAEAVWSNRRMSLTDVLDISEPSSKVPVIDARISRVL; encoded by the exons ATGATTCATGCAGCAGttaagctatcgaaattggtcaTTTCCCTGTCTCGAACTTCCTCAGTAGCTGCAACTTCATCGCAGCCTTTGAGATTCCTCCACGATGGAACCAACGGTCCCAGTTCCAACCCAGTCGCTGTTCAGATGATCAATTACGCTCTCTCACATGCCAGGTCCCAGAAATCAG ATGAATCATATGCTCAAGGCATGTTGATATTGGAGCAGTGTCTTTCTACTCAGTCAAGTGAAAGTGAAGGTCAATTTGCTCAAAATTCTATTGGAACGGTGTTACTTGCAATGTCTAATTTGTTATATGAAAG AGGAAGATTTGAAGAAGCAATTGAAAAGCTGCATGGAGTTCAGGGTTTAACGCGTTCCTCCTTGGGTGTTAGAG TTGCTGCTACGGAAACTCTTGTTGGTCTTTATTTGCAGTTGGGCCAG GATGATACTTCATCAGTGCTCGCAGATAAATGCTTAGAGTTTTTGCATAAAGATGATTTAAGAAGTAATGGTGGGAGCAAAGAATCTTTGATTGTTCGTGCTAAAGCAGTGAAGGGGCTAGTTGAGCTTGTCACTGGTAACCTTGAGTCAG CCGAATCATTTTTTCATGGAGTCCAAGATACTGAAGCTAGGAATG GCACTGCTGTTTTATCTTATGGAGAATTTCTACATGCTACACAACAATTTTCTCTGGCCAAAGaattataccaaaacataattGAAGGGGTGCCCAAAAATGAAGATTTTAGTGACATGAATACCTTGGCAATTTGTAATATGGCTTCAGATGAAGTTTTGCTCGCTGCAACCTTTGCCTTGGGGCAACTTGAGTCACACATGGG GAATTTTGGTGCTGCAGAGGAGATATTGACAAAGGCACTAACTAAAACAGAAGAATACTTtg GATCTAGTCATCCGAAGGTTGGTGTTGTCTTAACCTGCATAGCTCTGATGTATCGGAACAAAGCAAGACAAGAGCGATCAAGCTCTCTTCTAATTCAAGAG GGACTTTACAGAAGGGCAATAGAATTTCTAAAAGCTCCACCGTTGGAGTCTAAAG AGACGAAACTGGACAGGGGGGATATTTTAGCCCTTGCAAGAG TTGGGTATGCAGAAGTACTTTGTGTTCAACAGAACAGGAAGACAGAAGGTGAGAAAATGAAAACATGGGCAGAAGCTGTATGGAGTAACCGTCGAATGTCACTCACTGATGTATTGGACATCTCAGAGCCTTCAAGTAAGGTGCCAGTTATAGATGCACGAATCAGCCGAGTGCTGTAG
- the LOC108460859 gene encoding uncharacterized protein LOC108460859 isoform X2: protein MIHAAVKLSKLVISLSRTSSVAATSSQPLRFLHDGTNGPSSNPVAVQMINYALSHARSQKSDESYAQGMLILEQCLSTQSSESEGQFAQNSIGTVLLAMSNLLYERFEEAIEKLHGVQGLTRSSLGVRVAATETLVGLYLQLGQDDTSSVLADKCLEFLHKDDLRSNGGSKESLIVRAKAVKGLVELVTGNLESAESFFHGVQDTEARNGTAVLSYGEFLHATQQFSLAKELYQNIIEGVPKNEDFSDMNTLAICNMASDEVLLAATFALGQLESHMGNFGAAEEILTKALTKTEEYFGSSHPKVGVVLTCIALMYRNKARQERSSSLLIQEGLYRRAIEFLKAPPLESKGAETKLDRGDILALARVGYAEVLCVQQNRKTEGEKMKTWAEAVWSNRRMSLTDVLDISEPSSKVPVIDARISRVL from the exons ATGATTCATGCAGCAGttaagctatcgaaattggtcaTTTCCCTGTCTCGAACTTCCTCAGTAGCTGCAACTTCATCGCAGCCTTTGAGATTCCTCCACGATGGAACCAACGGTCCCAGTTCCAACCCAGTCGCTGTTCAGATGATCAATTACGCTCTCTCACATGCCAGGTCCCAGAAATCAG ATGAATCATATGCTCAAGGCATGTTGATATTGGAGCAGTGTCTTTCTACTCAGTCAAGTGAAAGTGAAGGTCAATTTGCTCAAAATTCTATTGGAACGGTGTTACTTGCAATGTCTAATTTGTTATATGAAAG ATTTGAAGAAGCAATTGAAAAGCTGCATGGAGTTCAGGGTTTAACGCGTTCCTCCTTGGGTGTTAGAG TTGCTGCTACGGAAACTCTTGTTGGTCTTTATTTGCAGTTGGGCCAG GATGATACTTCATCAGTGCTCGCAGATAAATGCTTAGAGTTTTTGCATAAAGATGATTTAAGAAGTAATGGTGGGAGCAAAGAATCTTTGATTGTTCGTGCTAAAGCAGTGAAGGGGCTAGTTGAGCTTGTCACTGGTAACCTTGAGTCAG CCGAATCATTTTTTCATGGAGTCCAAGATACTGAAGCTAGGAATG GCACTGCTGTTTTATCTTATGGAGAATTTCTACATGCTACACAACAATTTTCTCTGGCCAAAGaattataccaaaacataattGAAGGGGTGCCCAAAAATGAAGATTTTAGTGACATGAATACCTTGGCAATTTGTAATATGGCTTCAGATGAAGTTTTGCTCGCTGCAACCTTTGCCTTGGGGCAACTTGAGTCACACATGGG GAATTTTGGTGCTGCAGAGGAGATATTGACAAAGGCACTAACTAAAACAGAAGAATACTTtg GATCTAGTCATCCGAAGGTTGGTGTTGTCTTAACCTGCATAGCTCTGATGTATCGGAACAAAGCAAGACAAGAGCGATCAAGCTCTCTTCTAATTCAAGAG GGACTTTACAGAAGGGCAATAGAATTTCTAAAAGCTCCACCGTTGGAGTCTAAAG GTGCAGAGACGAAACTGGACAGGGGGGATATTTTAGCCCTTGCAAGAG TTGGGTATGCAGAAGTACTTTGTGTTCAACAGAACAGGAAGACAGAAGGTGAGAAAATGAAAACATGGGCAGAAGCTGTATGGAGTAACCGTCGAATGTCACTCACTGATGTATTGGACATCTCAGAGCCTTCAAGTAAGGTGCCAGTTATAGATGCACGAATCAGCCGAGTGCTGTAG
- the LOC108460859 gene encoding uncharacterized protein LOC108460859 isoform X1 has product MIHAAVKLSKLVISLSRTSSVAATSSQPLRFLHDGTNGPSSNPVAVQMINYALSHARSQKSDESYAQGMLILEQCLSTQSSESEGQFAQNSIGTVLLAMSNLLYERGRFEEAIEKLHGVQGLTRSSLGVRVAATETLVGLYLQLGQDDTSSVLADKCLEFLHKDDLRSNGGSKESLIVRAKAVKGLVELVTGNLESAESFFHGVQDTEARNGTAVLSYGEFLHATQQFSLAKELYQNIIEGVPKNEDFSDMNTLAICNMASDEVLLAATFALGQLESHMGNFGAAEEILTKALTKTEEYFGSSHPKVGVVLTCIALMYRNKARQERSSSLLIQEGLYRRAIEFLKAPPLESKGAETKLDRGDILALARVGYAEVLCVQQNRKTEGEKMKTWAEAVWSNRRMSLTDVLDISEPSSKVPVIDARISRVL; this is encoded by the exons ATGATTCATGCAGCAGttaagctatcgaaattggtcaTTTCCCTGTCTCGAACTTCCTCAGTAGCTGCAACTTCATCGCAGCCTTTGAGATTCCTCCACGATGGAACCAACGGTCCCAGTTCCAACCCAGTCGCTGTTCAGATGATCAATTACGCTCTCTCACATGCCAGGTCCCAGAAATCAG ATGAATCATATGCTCAAGGCATGTTGATATTGGAGCAGTGTCTTTCTACTCAGTCAAGTGAAAGTGAAGGTCAATTTGCTCAAAATTCTATTGGAACGGTGTTACTTGCAATGTCTAATTTGTTATATGAAAG AGGAAGATTTGAAGAAGCAATTGAAAAGCTGCATGGAGTTCAGGGTTTAACGCGTTCCTCCTTGGGTGTTAGAG TTGCTGCTACGGAAACTCTTGTTGGTCTTTATTTGCAGTTGGGCCAG GATGATACTTCATCAGTGCTCGCAGATAAATGCTTAGAGTTTTTGCATAAAGATGATTTAAGAAGTAATGGTGGGAGCAAAGAATCTTTGATTGTTCGTGCTAAAGCAGTGAAGGGGCTAGTTGAGCTTGTCACTGGTAACCTTGAGTCAG CCGAATCATTTTTTCATGGAGTCCAAGATACTGAAGCTAGGAATG GCACTGCTGTTTTATCTTATGGAGAATTTCTACATGCTACACAACAATTTTCTCTGGCCAAAGaattataccaaaacataattGAAGGGGTGCCCAAAAATGAAGATTTTAGTGACATGAATACCTTGGCAATTTGTAATATGGCTTCAGATGAAGTTTTGCTCGCTGCAACCTTTGCCTTGGGGCAACTTGAGTCACACATGGG GAATTTTGGTGCTGCAGAGGAGATATTGACAAAGGCACTAACTAAAACAGAAGAATACTTtg GATCTAGTCATCCGAAGGTTGGTGTTGTCTTAACCTGCATAGCTCTGATGTATCGGAACAAAGCAAGACAAGAGCGATCAAGCTCTCTTCTAATTCAAGAG GGACTTTACAGAAGGGCAATAGAATTTCTAAAAGCTCCACCGTTGGAGTCTAAAG GTGCAGAGACGAAACTGGACAGGGGGGATATTTTAGCCCTTGCAAGAG TTGGGTATGCAGAAGTACTTTGTGTTCAACAGAACAGGAAGACAGAAGGTGAGAAAATGAAAACATGGGCAGAAGCTGTATGGAGTAACCGTCGAATGTCACTCACTGATGTATTGGACATCTCAGAGCCTTCAAGTAAGGTGCCAGTTATAGATGCACGAATCAGCCGAGTGCTGTAG
- the LOC108458324 gene encoding tyrosine-protein phosphatase RLPH2-like has product MTDPNNKPRTVICVGDIHGYLTKLLNLWSNLRSQIDPDSFNTATVIFLGDYCDRGPDTRKVMDFLITLPKRYPNQKHVFLSGNHDFAFGGFVGALAGEFEAKETWQEYADNEEREGWYKGEGYEKMHLQGRRWGGSIKAKFNAAKGIDYKGSIYDAAPTFESYGVSHGSSELMKAVPEDHKKFLADMAWVHEEDDVCIETQEGVKHCKLIAVHAGLERGKNVREQLEFLKARDARVPKVTDLSGRKDVWDIPKELTETILVSGHHGKLHIEGLRLIIDEGGGLEGNPVAAIVLPSMKIVRDTDNFS; this is encoded by the exons ATGACAGATCCCAACAACAAACCTAGAACTGTAATCTGCGTAGGGGACATCCATGGCTACCTCACCAAACTCCTCAATCTTTGGTCCAACCTCCGATCCCAAATCGACCCTGACTCCTTCAACACCGCCACCGTTATCTTCCTAGGCGATTACTGTGACCGTGGACCCGACACGCGCAAAGTGATGGATTTTTTAATCACCTTGCCCAAGCGATATCCAAATCAGAAGCATGTTTTTTTATCGGGAAACCATGACTTTGCTTTCGGCGGGTTTGTGGGGGCGTTGGCAGGTGAGTTTGAAGCGAAGGAGACATGGCAGGAGTATGCTGATAATGAGGAAAGAGAAGGGTGGTACAAGGGAGAAGGGTATGAAAAGATGCATTTGCAAGGGAGGAGATGGGGTGGTTCGATAAAGGCTAAGTTTAATGCTGCCAAAGGGATTGATTACAAAGGCTCAATTTATGATGCTGCTCCTACCTTTGAATCTTATGGAGTTTCTCATGGATCTTCTG AGTTGATGAAGGCTGTTCCAGAAGACCACAAGAAATTTCTAGCAGATATGGCTTGGGTTCATGAAGAG GATGATGTCTGTATTGAGACACAGGAAGGAGTTAAGCATTGTAAATTAATTGCTGTACATGCTGGTTTAGAGAGAGGTAAAAATGTCCGAGAGCAGCTGGAATTTTTGAAAGCCAGGGATGCTCGTGTGCCCAAGGTCACAGATCTCAGTGGGAGAAAGGATGTTTGGGACATCCCCAAG GAGCTAACTGAAACAATTTTGGTGAGTGGTCACCATGGGAAACTTCACATAGAAGGTCTTAGATTGATCATTGACGAAGGCGGAGGATTGGAGGGTAATCCGGTGGCTGCAATCGTGCTTCCTTCAATGAAGATAGTCCGCGACACTGATAATTTTTCTTAG
- the LOC108460697 gene encoding dnaJ protein ERDJ2-like isoform X1, protein MGASEENSALFPIFVLTIMALPLVPYTIVKILNTFSKKAMTIHCQCSVCSRSGKYRKSIFKRISNFSTCSNLTLVLLWVVMVVLIYYIKHTSHEFKVFEPFSILGLEHGASDSDIKKAYRRLSIQYHPDKNPDPEAHDYFVEYISKAYQALTDPVSRENFEKYGHPDGRQGLQMGIALPPFLLNIDGASGGILLLGIVGVCILLPLVLAVIYLSRSAKYTGNYVMHQTLSAYYYFMKPSLAPSKVLGVFIKAAEFMEIPVRRSDGEPLQKLFMLVRSELNLDLKNIRQEQAKFWKQHPALVKAELLIQAQLTRESKALTPALLRDFRRMLELSPRLLEELVKMALLPRTAQGHGWLRPAIGVVELSQNIIQAVPLSARKVAGGSSEGVAPFLQLPHFSEAIVKKIARKKVRTFQELRDMTLEDRVELLTQVAGLSSTETKDVEMVLEMMPSLTVDITCETEGEEGIQEGDVVTMHVWITLKRGSGLVAALPHAPYYPFFKEESFWLLLADPVSNDVWISQKVSFMDEVVAITAASKAIQELKEVSGASLKETNASVREAVERVKSGSRLVMGKFQAPAEGNYNLTAFCLCDSWIGCDKKTNLKIKILKRSRAGTRTGALTEEGAGMEEGIEEEEQEEEDEYDDYESEYSEDEEDEKDSKRNGVVPAVGAAAESSDNE, encoded by the exons ATGGGTGCTTCGGAAGAGAACAGTGCCTTGTTTCCAATCTTTGTGTTGACTATAATGGCTCTGCCATTAGTGCCATACACTATAGTTAAGATATTAAACACATTCTCGAAGAAGGCAATGACTATCCATTGCCAGTGTTCTGTGTGTTCTCGGTCTGGGAAGTATAGGAAATCAATTTTCAAACGG ATCTCGAACTTCTCAACTTGTAGTAATCTGACCCTTGTGCTTCTCTGGGTTGTCATGGTGGTGCTGATATACTATATCAAGCATACAAGTCATGAG TTTAAAGTATTTGAGCCATTCAGTATTCTTGGTTTGGAACACGGAGCCTCAGATTCAGACATAAAGAAAGCATATAGGAGACTTTCCATACAGTATCATCCTGATAAAAATCCAGATCCAG AGGCCCATGATTATTTTGTTGAATACATTTCAAAGGCTTATCAGGCCCTGACAGATCCAGTCTCTCGGGAGAATTTTGAAAAGTATGGCCACCCTGATGGCAGGCAG GGGCTTCAAATGGGTATAGCCCTACCTCCATTCCTGTTGAATATTGATGGAGCATCAGGTGGAATACTTCTTTTAGGAATAGTTGGAGTATGCATCCTTCTGCCTTTGGTGTTGGCTGTTATATATCTTTCAAGATCAGCCAAATACACTGGAAATTATGTGATGCACCAAACATTGTCTGCCTACTACTATTTCATGAAACCTTCTTTAGCCCCAAG CAAGGTCCTGGGTGTATTTATAAAAGCTGCAGAATTCATGGAAATTCCAGTACGGCGAAGTGATGGGGAACCCCTTCAGAAATTATTTATGTTGGTTAGGAGTGAGCTAAACTTGGACCTTAAGAATATTCGCCAAGAACAAGCCAAGTTTTGGAAGCAGCATCCAGCTTTAGTAAAG GCAGAATTGTTGATCCAAGCCCAGTTGACTCGTGAGTCTAAAGCTCTGACACCAGCTTTGTTGCGTGATTTTAGACGTATGCTAGAGCTTTCACCCCGCCTTCTTGAGGAACTAGTGAAG ATGGCATTGCTACCACGTACTGCTCAAGGGCATGGATGGTTGAGACCTGCTATTGGCGTGGTTGAGCTTTCTCAGAATATCATTCAG GCTGTTCCGCTAAGTGCTAGAAAGGTTGCTGGGGGATCTAGTGAAGGTGTTGCACCCTTTCTACAGTTGCCGCATTTTAGCGAGGCCATAGTTAAAAAGATAGCACGGAAG AAAGTGCGAACGTTTCAAGAGCTTCGTGACATGACCTTAGAAGACCGGGTTGAACTGCTGACTCAGGTTGCTGGATTATCTTCTACTGAAACCAAAGATGTGGAGATGGTTCTTGAAATGATGCCTTCCTTGACAGTTGATATCACGTGTGAAACAGAAGGTGAAGAGGGGATACAAGAGGGTGATGTAGTCACTATGCATGTTTGGATCACACTCAAGCGTGGGAGTGGCCTAGTTGCTGCTCTTCCCCATGCTCCTTACTACCCCTTCTTCAAGGAGGAGAGCTTTTGGTTACTGCTTGCGGACCCTGTATCTAATGATGTGTGGATCTCCCAAAAGGTGAGCTTCATGGATGAGGTTGTGGCCATAACCGCAGCGTCCAAAGCAATTCAGGAGTTGAAGGAAGTGTCAGGGGCAAGTCTGAAGGAGACAAATGCATCTGTTAGAGAAGCTGTTGAAAGAGTAAAAAGTGGTTCAAGGTTAGTCATGGGCAAGTTCCAGGCTCCTGCTGAAGGAAATTACAACTTGACTGCATTCTGCTTGTGCGACTCTTGGATTGGTTGTGATAAGAAGACAAACCtaaagataaaaatattgaaGCGGAGTCGAGCTGGTACAAGGACTGGTGCCTTGACAGAAGAGGGAGCTGGTATGGAAGAGGGGATTGAGGAGGAAGAGCaggaagaagaagatgaataTGATGATTATGAGAGTGAATACAGCGAAGATGAAGAGGATGAAAAAGATTCGAAGAGGAATGGAGTTGTGCCTGCTGTTGGTGCCGCTGCTGAAAGCTCGGACAATGAGTGA
- the LOC108460697 gene encoding dnaJ protein ERDJ2-like isoform X2: protein MVVLIYYIKHTSHEFKVFEPFSILGLEHGASDSDIKKAYRRLSIQYHPDKNPDPEAHDYFVEYISKAYQALTDPVSRENFEKYGHPDGRQGLQMGIALPPFLLNIDGASGGILLLGIVGVCILLPLVLAVIYLSRSAKYTGNYVMHQTLSAYYYFMKPSLAPSKVLGVFIKAAEFMEIPVRRSDGEPLQKLFMLVRSELNLDLKNIRQEQAKFWKQHPALVKAELLIQAQLTRESKALTPALLRDFRRMLELSPRLLEELVKMALLPRTAQGHGWLRPAIGVVELSQNIIQAVPLSARKVAGGSSEGVAPFLQLPHFSEAIVKKIARKKVRTFQELRDMTLEDRVELLTQVAGLSSTETKDVEMVLEMMPSLTVDITCETEGEEGIQEGDVVTMHVWITLKRGSGLVAALPHAPYYPFFKEESFWLLLADPVSNDVWISQKVSFMDEVVAITAASKAIQELKEVSGASLKETNASVREAVERVKSGSRLVMGKFQAPAEGNYNLTAFCLCDSWIGCDKKTNLKIKILKRSRAGTRTGALTEEGAGMEEGIEEEEQEEEDEYDDYESEYSEDEEDEKDSKRNGVVPAVGAAAESSDNE, encoded by the exons ATGGTGGTGCTGATATACTATATCAAGCATACAAGTCATGAG TTTAAAGTATTTGAGCCATTCAGTATTCTTGGTTTGGAACACGGAGCCTCAGATTCAGACATAAAGAAAGCATATAGGAGACTTTCCATACAGTATCATCCTGATAAAAATCCAGATCCAG AGGCCCATGATTATTTTGTTGAATACATTTCAAAGGCTTATCAGGCCCTGACAGATCCAGTCTCTCGGGAGAATTTTGAAAAGTATGGCCACCCTGATGGCAGGCAG GGGCTTCAAATGGGTATAGCCCTACCTCCATTCCTGTTGAATATTGATGGAGCATCAGGTGGAATACTTCTTTTAGGAATAGTTGGAGTATGCATCCTTCTGCCTTTGGTGTTGGCTGTTATATATCTTTCAAGATCAGCCAAATACACTGGAAATTATGTGATGCACCAAACATTGTCTGCCTACTACTATTTCATGAAACCTTCTTTAGCCCCAAG CAAGGTCCTGGGTGTATTTATAAAAGCTGCAGAATTCATGGAAATTCCAGTACGGCGAAGTGATGGGGAACCCCTTCAGAAATTATTTATGTTGGTTAGGAGTGAGCTAAACTTGGACCTTAAGAATATTCGCCAAGAACAAGCCAAGTTTTGGAAGCAGCATCCAGCTTTAGTAAAG GCAGAATTGTTGATCCAAGCCCAGTTGACTCGTGAGTCTAAAGCTCTGACACCAGCTTTGTTGCGTGATTTTAGACGTATGCTAGAGCTTTCACCCCGCCTTCTTGAGGAACTAGTGAAG ATGGCATTGCTACCACGTACTGCTCAAGGGCATGGATGGTTGAGACCTGCTATTGGCGTGGTTGAGCTTTCTCAGAATATCATTCAG GCTGTTCCGCTAAGTGCTAGAAAGGTTGCTGGGGGATCTAGTGAAGGTGTTGCACCCTTTCTACAGTTGCCGCATTTTAGCGAGGCCATAGTTAAAAAGATAGCACGGAAG AAAGTGCGAACGTTTCAAGAGCTTCGTGACATGACCTTAGAAGACCGGGTTGAACTGCTGACTCAGGTTGCTGGATTATCTTCTACTGAAACCAAAGATGTGGAGATGGTTCTTGAAATGATGCCTTCCTTGACAGTTGATATCACGTGTGAAACAGAAGGTGAAGAGGGGATACAAGAGGGTGATGTAGTCACTATGCATGTTTGGATCACACTCAAGCGTGGGAGTGGCCTAGTTGCTGCTCTTCCCCATGCTCCTTACTACCCCTTCTTCAAGGAGGAGAGCTTTTGGTTACTGCTTGCGGACCCTGTATCTAATGATGTGTGGATCTCCCAAAAGGTGAGCTTCATGGATGAGGTTGTGGCCATAACCGCAGCGTCCAAAGCAATTCAGGAGTTGAAGGAAGTGTCAGGGGCAAGTCTGAAGGAGACAAATGCATCTGTTAGAGAAGCTGTTGAAAGAGTAAAAAGTGGTTCAAGGTTAGTCATGGGCAAGTTCCAGGCTCCTGCTGAAGGAAATTACAACTTGACTGCATTCTGCTTGTGCGACTCTTGGATTGGTTGTGATAAGAAGACAAACCtaaagataaaaatattgaaGCGGAGTCGAGCTGGTACAAGGACTGGTGCCTTGACAGAAGAGGGAGCTGGTATGGAAGAGGGGATTGAGGAGGAAGAGCaggaagaagaagatgaataTGATGATTATGAGAGTGAATACAGCGAAGATGAAGAGGATGAAAAAGATTCGAAGAGGAATGGAGTTGTGCCTGCTGTTGGTGCCGCTGCTGAAAGCTCGGACAATGAGTGA